In the Elusimicrobiaceae bacterium genome, one interval contains:
- a CDS encoding TIGR00366 family protein: MNEKKSSPLETMGLAISGWTEKWFPDSLVFALLGIAVTFLFGLCIGETPARMAVEGGKSFWALVPFTMQMAMTIIGGYAVATSPLVNRLIVRLAGVPQTPKTEVAFVAFF; this comes from the coding sequence ATGAACGAAAAAAAATCCAGTCCGCTTGAAACTATGGGGTTAGCCATTTCCGGCTGGACCGAAAAATGGTTTCCCGATTCGCTGGTGTTCGCGCTGCTGGGCATCGCGGTGACTTTCCTGTTCGGCCTGTGCATAGGCGAAACGCCCGCGCGCATGGCGGTTGAGGGCGGCAAATCGTTCTGGGCGCTGGTGCCGTTCACCATGCAGATGGCGATGACCATCATCGGCGGATACGCGGTGGCCACGTCGCCGCTGGTGAACCGGCTGATCGTGCGGCTTGCCGGTGTGCCGCAAACGCCCAAAACCGAGGTGGCGTTTGTCGCTTTTTTTTAG